One Mycolicibacterium fortuitum subsp. fortuitum genomic window carries:
- a CDS encoding maleylpyruvate isomerase family mycothiol-dependent enzyme — MDSDTIWRNVDEQRGQLADLLDTLEPHQWATPSLCADWTVREVAVHITQSHASVGEMLPAALKSGFRFDAMVRRAALEDPADPAAITARLRAMTGSRKRPPLTKEVDPLLDVLIHTQDICIPLGIDRPMPSDAAVAVADRLWHMKFPFAPQRDLPGYRFVATDADFAVGPEWGARREAPIREIVLMLSRRRDVPDAEPEADTE; from the coding sequence GTGGACTCCGACACGATCTGGCGCAACGTCGACGAGCAGCGCGGACAGCTCGCCGATCTGCTCGACACCCTCGAACCCCATCAGTGGGCCACCCCGTCGCTGTGCGCGGACTGGACCGTACGCGAAGTCGCCGTCCACATCACGCAGTCCCATGCGAGCGTCGGTGAGATGTTGCCGGCTGCGCTCAAGTCTGGCTTCCGGTTCGACGCCATGGTGCGTCGGGCGGCGCTGGAGGATCCCGCCGATCCGGCGGCCATCACAGCGCGGCTGCGGGCCATGACCGGTTCCCGCAAGCGACCGCCGCTGACCAAAGAGGTAGACCCGCTGTTGGATGTCTTGATCCATACTCAGGACATCTGTATCCCGCTCGGGATCGACCGGCCGATGCCGAGCGATGCGGCTGTTGCCGTGGCAGACCGGTTGTGGCACATGAAATTTCCGTTCGCGCCGCAACGCGACCTGCCAGGTTACCGGTTTGTGGCCACCGACGCCGATTTCGCTGTGGGGCCGGAGTGGGGCGCGCGACGCGAGGCGCCGATCCGCGAGATCGTGCTGATGCTCTCCCGTCGACGCGATGTTCCTGATGCCGAGCCGGAAGCCGACACCGAGTAG
- a CDS encoding arylsulfatase, which translates to MESNTDDMAQTDGDKRGRFSRRSMLGGIAATGVGVAAAGALVAGCEDNSGKPGASGKAGPPDYGTGINEGFDGKIELDVRDSKPDWKPFELKHAPDGAPNVLVVLFDDTGMASWSPYGGRINMPTLQRLADNGLTYSQWHTTALCSPTRSCLLTGRNHHVNRFASITEGSDGFPGAAARLPAQCATVGQVLQDNGYSTFWVGKDHNVPEEDVSSGGSKSEWPLQKGFDRFYGFIGGETNQWYPDLSEDNRFIDQPYPPEQGYHLSKDLADQAIRMLRDQRSSNPSKPWYMWFCPGANHAPHHSPEEYSAKYKGKFDDGYEAYREWVLKRMIDKGIMPEGTELTPINPLPEDVASEADAVRPWDSLSPDEKKLFSRMAEVFAGFSEYTDAQVGRVVDYLEQTGQLDNTVIFYCADNGASGEGSPNGSVNENKFFNGYPDDLAENMKMLDKLGTPDTYNHYPTGWAVAFSTPFQMFKRYSQFSGGTCDPMVIHWPKGIKARGEVRHQYHHATDVVPTILDVAGIEMPEEYRGIKQYPMNGVSMRYSFDGADAPTTKKRQYYAMLGTRGIWQDGWKASALHAPISGKGHFDQDKWELFHVDEDRSEAKNLADQNPEKLKELIDAWNEEAKNNYVLPLDDRTAVDLITIQRPQFEPPRTRYLYYPDTAPVPEGVAVNIRGRSYKIIADVDMTKEAQGVLFAHGSRFGGHALFIKDNKLHYVYNFLGIKPEQVFVSGPLPEGKHALGMEFIWEKKGDHGESLGTTILYVDGKEAAKGPMRAQIGKFTLAGDGLCVGFDSGDNVSDLYQNPGRFTGGTIKGVAVDVSEEKYIDLNKEAQAAFATD; encoded by the coding sequence AGACCGATGGCGACAAGCGTGGAAGATTCTCGAGGCGTTCGATGCTCGGTGGCATCGCCGCCACCGGGGTCGGAGTCGCCGCTGCCGGCGCACTCGTCGCCGGATGCGAAGACAATTCTGGAAAGCCCGGCGCCAGTGGAAAAGCCGGGCCGCCCGACTACGGGACCGGCATCAACGAAGGTTTCGACGGGAAGATCGAGCTCGACGTCCGAGATTCGAAGCCGGACTGGAAGCCGTTCGAACTCAAGCACGCCCCCGACGGCGCACCCAACGTCCTGGTGGTGTTGTTCGACGATACCGGGATGGCATCGTGGTCCCCGTACGGCGGCCGGATCAATATGCCGACGCTGCAGCGCTTGGCCGACAACGGCCTCACCTATTCGCAGTGGCACACCACTGCCCTGTGCTCGCCGACCCGGTCCTGCCTTCTGACCGGCCGCAATCATCATGTGAACCGGTTCGCCAGCATCACCGAGGGGTCCGACGGCTTCCCAGGGGCGGCCGCTCGGCTGCCCGCACAATGCGCGACGGTCGGACAAGTGCTGCAGGACAACGGCTACAGCACCTTCTGGGTGGGCAAAGATCACAACGTACCCGAAGAGGATGTCTCCAGCGGCGGCAGCAAATCAGAGTGGCCGCTACAGAAGGGATTCGACCGGTTCTACGGCTTCATCGGCGGCGAAACCAACCAGTGGTATCCCGATCTTTCCGAGGACAACCGGTTCATCGACCAGCCGTATCCTCCCGAGCAGGGCTACCACTTGTCGAAAGACCTTGCGGACCAAGCGATTCGGATGCTGCGCGACCAGCGCTCCAGCAACCCGTCCAAGCCCTGGTACATGTGGTTCTGCCCCGGGGCCAACCACGCGCCCCACCACAGCCCCGAGGAGTACTCCGCGAAGTACAAGGGCAAGTTCGATGACGGCTACGAGGCCTACCGCGAGTGGGTACTCAAGCGGATGATCGACAAGGGCATCATGCCCGAGGGCACCGAACTGACCCCCATCAATCCGCTACCAGAAGACGTGGCGTCGGAGGCTGACGCGGTGCGACCGTGGGACTCTTTGAGCCCGGATGAGAAGAAGCTGTTCAGCCGGATGGCCGAGGTGTTCGCCGGCTTCTCCGAATACACCGACGCTCAGGTCGGGCGGGTGGTCGACTACCTGGAGCAGACCGGCCAGCTGGACAACACCGTCATCTTCTACTGCGCGGACAACGGTGCGTCCGGCGAGGGGTCGCCGAACGGTTCGGTCAACGAGAACAAATTCTTCAACGGCTACCCCGATGACCTGGCCGAGAACATGAAGATGCTGGACAAGCTGGGCACGCCCGACACGTACAACCACTACCCGACGGGCTGGGCGGTCGCTTTTTCCACGCCGTTCCAGATGTTCAAGCGCTATTCGCAGTTCTCCGGCGGCACTTGCGATCCCATGGTGATCCACTGGCCGAAGGGCATCAAAGCCAGGGGCGAGGTGCGCCATCAGTATCACCACGCCACTGACGTCGTCCCGACCATTCTCGACGTCGCAGGCATCGAGATGCCCGAGGAGTACCGCGGCATCAAGCAATACCCGATGAACGGGGTGTCGATGCGGTACAGCTTCGACGGAGCCGACGCTCCGACCACCAAGAAGCGCCAGTACTACGCGATGCTGGGGACCCGCGGGATCTGGCAGGACGGATGGAAGGCGTCGGCCCTGCATGCGCCGATCAGCGGCAAAGGCCATTTCGATCAGGACAAGTGGGAGCTCTTCCATGTCGACGAGGACCGCTCCGAGGCCAAGAACCTCGCCGACCAGAACCCGGAAAAGCTCAAGGAACTGATCGACGCATGGAACGAGGAGGCCAAGAACAACTACGTCCTGCCCCTCGATGACCGCACCGCCGTCGATCTCATCACCATCCAACGGCCACAGTTCGAACCACCCCGCACCCGCTACCTCTACTACCCTGACACCGCTCCGGTGCCCGAGGGTGTGGCGGTCAACATCCGCGGCCGGTCCTACAAGATCATCGCCGATGTCGACATGACCAAGGAGGCCCAGGGTGTGCTGTTCGCCCATGGTTCGCGCTTCGGCGGGCATGCCCTCTTCATCAAGGACAACAAGCTGCACTACGTCTACAACTTCCTGGGCATCAAGCCCGAGCAGGTCTTCGTCTCCGGCCCGCTTCCGGAGGGCAAGCACGCCCTGGGCATGGAGTTCATCTGGGAAAAGAAGGGTGACCACGGCGAATCCCTGGGAACCACAATCCTTTACGTAGACGGCAAAGAGGCGGCCAAGGGACCGATGCGGGCCCAGATCGGCAAGTTCACCCTGGCCGGGGACGGGTTGTGCGTCGGCTTCGACAGCGGCGACAACGTCTCGGATCTGTACCAGAATCCGGGCCGGTTCACCGGCGGCACCATCAAGGGCGTTGCGGTAGACGTGAGCGAGGAGAAGTACATCGACCTCAACAAGGAGGCGCAGGCCGCGTTCGCGACCGACTGA